In the genome of Cryptococcus neoformans var. neoformans B-3501A chromosome 5, whole genome shotgun sequence, the window AAGTCGCGTCAGACGCGTCCATCCATCTGTCCAGTTTCCAGTCGCAATGCACAGAGCCAAACTTACCCCCATTATCGACCGGCACACTGATGTTGGCAATCTCCCCGCCGTAATGCGGTTCTcgctccttttccttccccgGCGCGCTGGCGACGTCGTGGGTCTGCACGCCCTGGCCTGTGGCCTCTGCTTGCTGCTCCTGCTGGCTGTCTGCGTCTGCGGGCGTGGATATGCGGAGGGATATCTTGGGCGTGGACATGGCGTAGAGTGGATGAAAATAAGAAAATAAATAACTAACGACGACTTAAGAGCAGCATCCACAAGTCAACAATGGCAAGAGCCCGCGGCGTTATTCGGTTTTTCGGCGGTCTCCGCCCGTGGCTGCCGAGGCAAGTCCGCCCCTCGGCTGACGTCACGGCCCTGCAGCAGAGCAGTATTCCGCTCGACAATTATTACTACATCTCTTTTATATCATCTACATTTCTTCCCACTGACTTGTCCAGGCCCCGAAAACACAACAAAATGCCCCACACTTCAGCGCCTCCTGTTCTCTACTCGTTCGACGACACCAAGCATCTCCAGTCGTCGCTCGCCAACTTTATCCTCAAAGCTCAGGCAGACGCCGTCGCCCATCGCGGCGTGTTCACGATCGCCCTTTCAGGCGGATCGCTTCCTAACCAGCTCCGTCCCTTGGCGGACATTGAGGGGATTCACTGGGATAAGTGGCAAGTTTTCTTTTCGGACGAGCGTATTGTGCCCCTGGATCACCCCGATAGCAACTATGCGGCCTGCGCCAAGGCGTTCTTGGACCATGTGCCAATCAAAAAGGAGCAGATTCACACTATCAACACCTCGCTCTTCCGGGAACAGACCCGCTCAGACCCTACTGCTGAGATCAAGccgggggaggaggatgcggCGGAGAACGAGGCCGTTGATATCGCAGACGACTATGAAAAGCAGCTCGTCCAGACTTTTGGCGGGGGCAATGCTGCTCGATACCCTACCTTtgacctcatcctcctcggtATGGGTCCCGACGGCCACACTTGCTCCCTGTTCCCCGGCCATGAGCTTTTGTCCGAGAACGACAGGTGGGTTGCGGAGATCCAGGACAGCCCCAAGCCTCCCAAGAGAAGAATCACCTTTACGTGAGTCCAATCATTTTTCTTTATTGAAGGGGTCAGACAGTTAACCAAAGCgtcggatgatgatagtTACCCCGTGCTGAACCACGCTTTCCGATGTGCATTCGTTGCTTCAGGTGAAGGCAAGCAGGATATGCTCTCTCAAATTCTTGACAACCCTGAAGAAGGCCTTCCATGCTCTCGCGTCCGCCCCAACTCGTGCGTTGTGTCTACATGTTTTTCCATCGTAATGATGACTGACGATATATCTAATTAGCCCCGGTCTCGTATTCTGGTTCGTTGACGCTTCCGCTTCGGCCAAGATCCAGTACCCCAAGACCGAATACAAGTGGATCCAGGCTGCGGGCGAGGATGACCCAGTCGCCgtcgagaggaagaagatgaagagtgaGATGGATGCCGCCGTCAAGGAGGGCGAGCGGCAGTGAAGACGGAGGGGAAGGTTATGAGGTTTCCTCGAAACAAGGAAAAATGAGAATGTATGATGTCTTTTTTTAGATGGTGTGGCATACGACTAGCAATATAGTTCTTTTCTTGTACATGGTACGAAGATGAAAGTAGTCGAGTCGTCATAAAATGTCCATGTTGAAAGGACTTTAGTTTAAATATTTCCACCGTAGAGACGATTGGGTCTTCAATAATTAATGCAACTCACAAATGAGATCGCAGTAACGTTTTATTCGCGGATATATAGGTGCTGATAGCTCTTTCATATAATAAGCCTCTGGCGATGCGTTGATGGCTGatcagaaaaaaaaagttcAACTATATGACAAAACTTGACGTTCCAATTGCTGCTGCATATTCATCAACAAACTATACTACAAAAGTCTCTTACATGCTTTAATTAATAGGCTACAGTATGCACAACAAGGTACACGGTATTCTCAGCAACAGGATGTACACGTGCGCTACTAGGTACAATTGTTCACCCTCCGTCTTCATCACACCCACCCCACTCTCTAGGCGTACTAGGCCTACctctcatccccatcccaaAATTCATCACCGAGTTACTActactccttctcctccccgCTCCCCTCCCTCCTGTAACATACCCTACCGGACTATGATTCCCCACCGGGGGAGCCGTCTCACCCTCCATATCATACAGCTGTATCCCCTTCCTGGCCAGTACACCTGACCAATACCTCATTTCCCCTGACTGGCCTGCACCCATGGCTGCTCGTCCGAGGGTGGGTTTCACCCATTTGAATCCGTCGATCACTATCATTTTTATCTGAGGGCCGTCGCCGGTTTGGCCAGGGTGGTTAGGATGGGTGGAGGAACGGGAACATAATGTTCTGAGGAAGGGGGGCccaggaagggaagagtCGGTGGAAGATTGGtagggaggagatggaggtggagtGAGGAGATGTGATGGGAAAAGGTTCAAAGGTGTTACAGGGGGGGAAGTAGATTGGTCTGAAGAGTTGCAGGACGGACTCCATTTTGGGACAGTCAACACCCTGAGAGGATGGTTTGTAGATGCCGGCGAGCGAAGGAGGACGTCCAGTCCCTCAAAGTCGCCGTCCAGACATGCGAGATGGATGAGCTCGGGGTGTATGTCGAGCGTGTCTGGCGGGATGGCTGTATCGGCCCGGGGCCAGCCTCGGGGTGCAAGGTAGGTGAGGGAACGAATTTGAGGGCCGAGGGTCGTCTGGAGGGCGAGACTCTGGTCGAATGGCATGAGCGGAGTAGGGGTGAGGATCAGACGGGTAAGAGACGGGAGGGAGGCCGTGAGTAAGGTGGAGACAAGGTCGCCACTGGGGACACCCTCCAATTTGAAGGTATGAAGTTTCGGCAGAGAGAGTTGCAAAGGCCGCTGTTCGCTGGTCTCACCTGGCTCTACGCTGATACCAGGGCCAA includes:
- a CDS encoding hypothetical protein (Match to ESTs gb|CF191147.1|CF191147, gb|CF188970.1|CF188970, gb|CF186341.1|CF186341) — translated: MARARGVIRFFGGLRPWLPRQVRPSADVTALQQSSIPLDNYYYISFISSTFLPTDLSRPRKHNKMPHTSAPPVLYSFDDTKHLQSSLANFILKAQADAVAHRGVFTIALSGGSLPNQLRPLADIEGIHWDKWQVFFSDERIVPLDHPDSNYAACAKAFLDHVPIKKEQIHTINTSLFREQTRSDPTAEIKPGEEDAAENEAVDIADDYEKQLVQTFGGGNAARYPTFDLILLGMGPDGHTCSLFPGHELLSENDRWVAEIQDSPKPPKRRITFTYPVLNHAFRCAFVASGEGKQDMLSQILDNPEEGLPCSRVRPNSPGLVFWFVDASASAKIQYPKTEYKWIQAAGEDDPVAVERKKMKSEMDAAVKEGERQ